DNA sequence from the Prosthecobacter sp. SYSU 5D2 genome:
TCCTGGTCAATTGCAGGCCAAGGGCCTTTCACGCATGCTGCATTCATAACGGTAGGACGCTGCAATAAGGAAAACGGGGGCATGCCCCAATTCGGATCCGTCTTCGCAGCAGCCTGCGGCCTGAATCTCAAACAGCCAAAATTCATCCTCATGAGCAGCATCACCACTCCAGACGGCACGCAGATTTATTATAAAGACTGGGGTTCCGGCCCCGTCGTGGTTTTCAGTCATGGCTGGCCTTTGAGCTCGGATGCCTGGGAATCCCAGATGCTCTTTCTGGCCTCACATGGCTACCGCTGCATCGGCCATGACCGCCGTGGCCATGGCCGCTCCAGCCAGCCCTGGCATGGCAACGAGATGGACACTTATGCGGATGACCTGGCCGCGCTTCTGGACACGCTGGATGTGAAGGAAGCCACTCTCGTCGGCCACTCCACCGGCGGTGGCGAGGTCACCCGTTACATTGGCCGGCATGGCACGGCCCGCGTGGCCAAGGCGGTGCTGGTGGGCGCGGTGCCGCCCGTCATGGTGAAGACAGAGGCCAATCCGGGCGGCCTGCCACTGGAGTTTTTTGACGGCCTGCGCGCAGCCCATCTGGCTGACAGATCACAGCTTTACAAGGACCTGGCCAGCGGCCCCTTCTTTGGCTTTAACCGGCCTGGGGCCAAGGTTTCCCAGGGCATGATTGACTCCTTCTGGATGCAGGGCGTGATGGCCGGGGCCAAGAACACCTATGATTGCATTAAGGCCTTTTCAGAGACCGACTTCACCGAGGACCTGAAGAAGTTCGATGTGCCCACGCTCATCGTGCATGGCGATGACGACCAGATCGTCCCCATCGGTGCGTCCGCGATGATCTCATCGAAGCTCGTGCCCAATGCCATTTTGAAGATCTACCCCGGCGGCTCCCACAGCCTGGGAGACACGAGCAAAGATCAGCTCAACGAAGACCTGCTCGCCTTCCTGCAATCTTAAACGCCTGTCACCTAACAAAAAACATGGATAAAAAACTCGCTGGAAAAGTCGCTGTCGTCACCGGAGCTTCCAAAGGCATTGGAGCCGCCATTGCCAGACGCCTCGCGGCTGAAGGCGCTGCCGTGGTGGTCAACTATGCCTCCAGCAAAAGCGGTGCCGGCAAGGTCGTGGCCGACATCGAAAGCGCAGGCGGAAAGGCGGTCGCGGTCCAGGGAGATGTGGCGAAAAAGGCCGACATTGAGCGCTTGCTGGCTGAAGGGGTGGCCGCTTTTGGAACGATTGACATCCTCGTGAACAACGCCGGCATCTATGAGGGTGAGCCGCTGGGGGAGATCACGGAAGAGAACTTCCACCGGCAGTTCAATCTGAATGTGCTCGGCCTCATCCTCACCACGCAGGAAGCAGTCAAACATTTCGGTCCGGCAGGGGGCAGCATTGTCAATGTTAGCTCCGTGGTCAGCACGCTTTGCCCGGCAGGTACGGCAGCTTACAATGCCACCAAAGCCGCCGTGGACAGCCTGACCCGCACCTTTGCCAAAGAACTCGGTGTCCGGAAAATCCGCATCAATTCTGTCAATCCAGGTCCGATCGAAACCGAAGGCACACATTCTGCCGGCATGGTGGAGCCCTTCCAGGCCTTTGCCGCCATCACGCCGCTGGGGCGCATCGGCCAGCCAGATGACATTGCTCCGGCGGTGGTCTTTCTCGCCTCGCCCGACTCCGGCTGGATCACCGGTGAAACCCTTTATGTGACCGGCGGTCTGCACTGAACGGGCGTCGAAGTTCCACATTCTATAACCTTATCCAAAAACATCATTTATGTTTGGACTCACTTCACTTGGTGCCATCCACACCCTCATCGGCCTGGTGGCCTTGTTCGCCGGCGCCGTGGCCCTGGTCCGTGACCACACCATCACCGCGAATAACAAAACAGGCAGGCTCTATGTCATCACGACCGTGCTGACCTGTCTGACGGGGTTCGGAATTTATGAAAACGGCGGTTTCGGTGCACCCCACGTTTTGGGCATCATCACCCTCGCAGTGCTGTGGCTGGGCTGGGCCGCTGAACATTCAGCCAGCCCAGCGCAGAAGACCCGGATTGTGGCAACGGTCAGCTACTCTGCCACCTTCTTCTTCCACTGGATCCCGACCATCACCGAAGGCGCGACCCGGCTGCCCTTGGGTGCACCCCTTGTCGCGGAGCGCGAAGGACCCGAAATTCAGGCGGCGGTAGGTGTGGCGTTTGTGCTGTTTGTCATTGGAACGACCATGCAGGTTATGGCCATTCGCCGCCGGGCTGCTGCACCTGGTTTTGAGGTTCTGTCCTCCTAAAGGGAGATGGTCCCATCCAGGGATGGAGACCGTACGGGCCGCCCGCAGTGAGGAGGAGACAAAAAAGACAAGGGAAAGACAGGCACTTGGCAGCACCCCATTTCGGGGCATGGTGGGCACAATCCTATTGAGCTTGCTGCGGGCGACTCCTTTTTAGTGGTGATTCGGCAGCTTCGCAGTCGTATGACTCCTGCCAAAGTCCCGAAATTCCCCCCAGCATTCTTAGCCCATGCCCCGTCTCTGCTTACTTCCGGTTCTCTTCCTCGCTTCCTGTGCCGTGGGGCCCAATTTTATCTCCCCGGAGGGGACCACGCAGGGGCGGTTCCGCTCCAGTGCCTCGGGCACGCTGGCGGCTCCGCCGGATGAGGGGGCGCTACAGGCCTGGTGGCAGCGGTTTGGGGATCCCAAGCTGAATGACCTCATCGGGCAGACGATCACGAACAACCAGGATGTGAAAGCGGCGGTCGCCAATATCAAGGCGGCGCGGGCGGAGCGGAATTTTGCCACGTTTGACTTCGGCCCGGTGGTGACAAGTGAGTCGAGCTACGTGAACAGACGGGCCACGGGCTTTAACTTGCCTTCGATTTTGCCCCGGGACCTGGAGACTTATAACACGGGTTTCGATGCGACCTGGGAGCTGGATCTGTTCGGCCGGGTGCGGCGGAATGTGGAGGCGGCTTCGGCAGACCTGGCGGCGGCGGAAGCAGTTCGCGACGATCTGCTGGTATCGGTGACTGCGGAGACGGCGCTCACTTATATGCAACTGCGCGGGCTGCAAAACCAGCTGGATGTGGCCCGGCGCAATGCGGAGAACCAGCGTGCGACATTGGACCTGACGACCAAACTGCTGGAAGGCGGGCGGGGAACGGATCTGGACACCTCGCGGGCGCGGGCGCAGCTCAGCACGACTCTGGCGACCCTGCCCCCGCTGGAAGGCGCGGTGGACAAGGCTTTCCATCGGCTGGCGGTGCTGACGGGACAGACCCCAGATGCCCTGCGCGGACGGCTGAAACTGGCTCCGCTGCCCTCCCGCCTGCCGTCCATCCGGCTGGGGGATCCCGCCTCCCTGCTGCGCCGACGACCGGACATCCGGGCTTCTGAGCGGCAGCTGGCGGCGGCGACGGCGCGCATTGGCGTGGCCACGGCGGATCTTTTTCCCCGTATCACGCTCAATGGCAATGCCGGCCTGACGGCGGGCAGCTTTACCGGGCTGGGCGAAAACGGGGCGGACAGCTTCAGCTTTGGACCTAACATCAGCTGGGCCTTCCTGGACACTCCACGACGCCTGC
Encoded proteins:
- a CDS encoding efflux transporter outer membrane subunit; this translates as MPRLCLLPVLFLASCAVGPNFISPEGTTQGRFRSSASGTLAAPPDEGALQAWWQRFGDPKLNDLIGQTITNNQDVKAAVANIKAARAERNFATFDFGPVVTSESSYVNRRATGFNLPSILPRDLETYNTGFDATWELDLFGRVRRNVEAASADLAAAEAVRDDLLVSVTAETALTYMQLRGLQNQLDVARRNAENQRATLDLTTKLLEGGRGTDLDTSRARAQLSTTLATLPPLEGAVDKAFHRLAVLTGQTPDALRGRLKLAPLPSRLPSIRLGDPASLLRRRPDIRASERQLAAATARIGVATADLFPRITLNGNAGLTAGSFTGLGENGADSFSFGPNISWAFLDTPRRLQLVKAAGARTEARLATYQQTVLLALEDVENAITDYGREQTRRNHLADAVESSAKAASLARQRFDQGAAGFLEVLDSERVKLQAEVALAESQTRTATNLIAVFKALGGGWDAQGRAK
- a CDS encoding alpha/beta hydrolase, translated to MSSITTPDGTQIYYKDWGSGPVVVFSHGWPLSSDAWESQMLFLASHGYRCIGHDRRGHGRSSQPWHGNEMDTYADDLAALLDTLDVKEATLVGHSTGGGEVTRYIGRHGTARVAKAVLVGAVPPVMVKTEANPGGLPLEFFDGLRAAHLADRSQLYKDLASGPFFGFNRPGAKVSQGMIDSFWMQGVMAGAKNTYDCIKAFSETDFTEDLKKFDVPTLIVHGDDDQIVPIGASAMISSKLVPNAILKIYPGGSHSLGDTSKDQLNEDLLAFLQS
- a CDS encoding glucose 1-dehydrogenase, giving the protein MDKKLAGKVAVVTGASKGIGAAIARRLAAEGAAVVVNYASSKSGAGKVVADIESAGGKAVAVQGDVAKKADIERLLAEGVAAFGTIDILVNNAGIYEGEPLGEITEENFHRQFNLNVLGLILTTQEAVKHFGPAGGSIVNVSSVVSTLCPAGTAAYNATKAAVDSLTRTFAKELGVRKIRINSVNPGPIETEGTHSAGMVEPFQAFAAITPLGRIGQPDDIAPAVVFLASPDSGWITGETLYVTGGLH